From the genome of Chanodichthys erythropterus isolate Z2021 chromosome 17, ASM2448905v1, whole genome shotgun sequence:
gaaatttaacgagtttattctcaacattttatcgacttttttcttgaaatttaatgacttttttctcgtaattaaacgagtttattctcaacattttatctcgacttttttctcgaaatttaacgagtttattctcaacattttatcgacttttttcttgaaatttaatgacttttttctcgtaattaaacgagtttattctcaacattttatttcgacttttttctcgaaatttaacaactttaatctcgaaatagtttttttttattattattgcttggctctaatcctcttccgtactcaACAGCtggaaataatttaaattttttaataatgtgGATTTAATATAAGTTGTATTTTAgattattgttatttttcaacTGTTAggattaaatatatttttcatttataatgacattttaaacaatactaCACAAGATGAAAATGAGAATATACTGTATTTCACTTATGCATAACAATAGATGAGCTGCTTAGGTGTGTAATAAATATGAGTAACCTGCAGTGAGGGGCTGAACTGATAGTCTGGCCCTGGTGAAGAGGGCCATATCTTTCAGGGGGCCGCCCTTAGCTTTGTGCTGCAAGTGATATTTCTTCAGTTCAGCCAAAGAGATGAAACGCTTGGCCACCCTTTCAAACTGAACATCCACCTATACAGAGTTAATCTGTGGTCAGTTTTGATGGTAAAAATAGAATATTATGTCTTTTTGTGGTCTGTGTAAAGACACACCATACTCCATTTAGGGTTGTCTGCTTTGCTGGAGGGGTCATAATGAGCATCTTTCTTGTCAAATTGCGTATGGTCCACATAGGCCTCCTTTACGATCTGTGAAAAATAACTCATAAAATGATTCTCACTCTATGGTAAAAATGTTAAGCTTCCATTGGAGAGACTCCTCACCTTCATGAGGCCAGCAATACCTGGCTCTTTGCAGTTACTGTGGTAAAAGAAAGCCTGCTGGCCCACCTTCATATCTCTCATGAAATTACGTGCCTGTGGGGAAAGTCTTCAACTTAAGTGATTGTTCTGCATGTGCTTCCTGACAAACATGTTATTAATCACAGTCTACCTGATAATTCCTCACTCCATCCCAGCATCCTGTTTGATTGGGAAGGGATTTTAGGTCCTCAATTCCAAACTGTAGTTGGAGTTGACAAgatattatgttatgttatagcATAACTTCACATTTGAGTTGTTTAATTAGATTTACCTTCacctattaaagggttagttcacccaaaaatgaaaattctgtcattaattactcaccctcatgtcgttccacacccataagaccttcattcatcttcggaacacaaattaagatatttttgataaaatacaaTGCCTCGgagaggcctgcatcgccagcaagataattaacactttcagtgcccagaaagctactaaagatatatttaaaacagttcatgtgactacagtggttcaaccttaatattataaagcgatggggatactttttgtgcaccaaaaaaaataaaataatgactttattcaacaatatctattgatgagcgatttcaaaacactgcttcatgaagcttcggagctttacagatcttttgtttcgaatcagtggttcggagcatgtatcaaactgagCCCCCAGTGGTGgaacattgaaatttcaaaacacctatgacataacgaagcctgttttactgaaatcacatgactttggcagttttttggggggtttttggcgcacaaaaagtattcttgtcgcttcacaacattaaggttgaaccactgtagtcacatcaactgttttaaatatatctttagtagctttctgggcattgaaaatgttaattaacttgctggcgatgcaggcctcccCGAGGCATcgtattttataaaaaatatcttaatttgtgttccgaagatgaacgaaggtgtggaatgacatgagggtgagtaattaatgactttaaaaaatttattttcatttttgggtgaactaacccatatCTTCCAataaaaaaagctttaaaatatcCTCTTcatgtaattatgaaattaaaataattgtcatatcaaaattatgacaaagttataattatgacattagCCAAAAATATGAGGTCATAATTATTGAAATTATGATATACCAAGTCATAACTGAGATTAAAAAGTCGATATTTTGAGATACATAAAAAGTTATAATTATTGGCggtgtaacaataaattatgTCATAATACActacaatacaaaaatgcaacaatcTGTATGGTGGATAGTATTGTATAAAGTACTGTATTGTCAGATCATATTGTGAGAATCATAACATGATTAATTATTAGCAAAGactagaataacacaagacgtgtcactcgttttgttttgaatgggagaaagtgtaatgtgcaatatggcggattaagtcccgccttctaaataagagccaatcgccgactggtaaagtcatcgcgtcacttcagcgaccgttagaatcaccggtttctatagaaacagtcggACGCGCGcttccgaagagacgcgcatttaggtctgcgcatgcgcattagcttgatccagcctgaaaattttttttttttgtcatgattcgagcgtttagaaactaaatttatgagccggttgttgttagatttcattagtgatttaaaatatgaaatttaatcgtaaggttggctaacagttttggagaatttgatgtttccctattcaaagagattgcaggATGCCCGAGAtcgaggcgtttcaaagatggccgccgagtgaaatgacttctTTAAAGGGACTTATTAGTTAAACCCCTAATAATTATGGCATAAAAAGTCTAAATGATACTAAGTCGTAATGAGAGGTAATAATTATGCCATAAAACGTCAAAAACATGAGGTACTAAATCATAATCTTGATagaaagtcgaaattatgagatactaagtAATAATAAGTTAATGGATGTTATGTCataattgaatttttaatgtcataattttgatttacAAAAGGAAAAAATCACACTTTTGTAATGCTCTgtaatgttgttattgttgtagTTAAGCTcttgcaaataataataatgatgatttaCCTTCACGTCCACTCCATTTTCAATCCGACTCTCAGGTTCAGACTTCATCAGCCAGTGGCTGTAAGATGCTTTGCATGTgtcatcatttttatttttctccacATCATTCTTTTTTACTGCTGCTGACCTTTTTCTTTTGCCACTTTTGAGTTGTGCAGCATCATCAGACTCCTTATTGTGTTGGGCGTCTGCATCAGCTAAAACAAGAagcaattaattatttaaagtgATGACTTATCGCGCATAAAACTATGAAACGATGCAACCCTTACATTAAGCAGATTACTTACTATGTTTATTAGATTTGGCGCTGCTTCTTGTTGTTTTCTTGGGTGGCATGTTTCACACTGGCAATGCGAGGAAATACAAGCAGGCACTCGTGATTAAACAGCGCCTTGGGAGATCGCATGCGGTCTGGAGAATCACAACTGGATTTAGTCTGCTTTTATTTAAACCCAGCTACCGAGTGTGGGGTGTATAAAAAGAGATTATTTAACTATTTAACTGCTTGAAACTAAAATCTAATAACTTCAtgtactaaaaaataaaaataaaactgcgtTAATGCTGCGCATACATGATTCACGTGAAGACATCTGTTGAAGCGGAACTACAAATCCGGTCTGTTTAGAACTTCATTACCCATAAGCGCGCGGTGATTGAACGCGTCACTGATCCAACATGGCGGCGACTAGGGCACTCGTAAGAGGTGTCCGATTGGGCACATATAGCATTGGTAGAAGTCGCAGTTTAATATTTAACCGTGTACAAAGACGAGGAATATCAGCGTGCATCGATCGTAagtcaaattatttaaataccgtgataatagtaataataaccACACAAGTAGAGAGAGACAACCACATAAACAGTCAGTCATTTAGGATGTATGTTTGAAATAAATTGAGCTAGTATAGAACTGATGtaaattttaatcaatttattcTCATTTTTGATTATATGTCAAATTTGgtgcatttttatgatttttaacatCTGTCAATGGCCTAATTTCTGTTGAAATGGAGTCCGTCCCTGTCACAAATTGAACGTTTGGTCACTTTGGTGAAAAGGGGGTTAATTTTACTGGAGTTatgcattaaaatgtcattttaatttagCATTTTGTTTAGTAAACTTAGTTGTGCGGGCTTGTTGAGTCAATATAATGCTTCATTGTTCCTAGTGTTTCAGCATTGACTACTGAAATTGTACAGTAAAATTTACAGCcaaatgttattatattaagATATATTATAAAATTGTAATTGCATATAGATGCAAATTTATCTTGCTTATATCGTCATTGGTTTGCTTTTCTTTTGATGAGCTCAACCAATCATATTTGGGGGTGTGTTTCCTTTGATCCTTGTTGTATGGCGTTATGCTGCTGCtgatacatacagtacataaacTACACAATTACCAATAACACATGTTCTAATACACACTGCATTATTTCCACAGCCTCTATAGGTCTCACAGATGAACAGAAAGAGTTTCAGAAGGTGGCATTTGACTTTGCTGCCAACGAGATGGCACCACATATGGCAGAATGGGACCAAAAGGTAGACTGAACATCTGACAATAGTAGTTATTGTTTATATAGCATGCTGAAACACTTACCAGAGTTGAGTACTGTACATTCAAgcataattaacattttcacttaggAAATGTTCCCTGTGGAGGCCATGAGGAAAGCCGCCCAGCTAGGATTTGGTGGGATTTATGTGAACCCTGATGTTGGGGGCTCTGGACTCTCTCGTCTGGACACCTCTATCATATTTGAGGCTTTATCCACAGGCTGTGTCAGCACTACCGCTTATATCAGTATTCACAAGTGAGTCTCTCCTGCCACCCATTCCCTATAAATGTCTCTACTCGCTTACTTCTAAAGTACTTTAAAGTTGTTGCTGCATTGTAATTATACATAATGTAGGGCTAAATCTGTTTTCACATAAATTCGCAAATGTGCTTGCATATTGTTTTCCTTCTTCTTTGTGGTTCATTGGGCTTCACATAGTGTTTATGGGTTGTGTTGTCAGCATGTGCGCCTGGATGATAGACACATTTGGAAACGAGGAGCAGAGGGAGAAATACTGTCCTGATCTCTGCTCTATGCAGAAATTTGCCTCATACTGTCTCACAGAACCTGGTAATGTTTTTCTGTATTCCTTTGTGGGCTATATCAATGttatccttaaagggttagttcacccaaaaattaaaattcagtcattaattactcaccctcatgtcgttccacacctttgttcatctttggaacacaaattaagatatttttgataaaatccgatggctcagagaggcctgcattaccagcaagataattaacactgcccagaaagctactaaagatatatttaaaacagttcatgtgactacagtggttcaaccttaatgttatgaagcgacaagaataccttttgtgcaccaaaaagacaaaataacgactttattcaacaatatatagtgatggacgatttcaaaacactgcttcatgaagcttcgaaggtttacaaatattttgttttgaatcagtggtt
Proteins encoded in this window:
- the thyn1 gene encoding thymocyte nuclear protein 1 isoform X3; the encoded protein is MPPKKTTRSSAKSNKHTDADAQHNKESDDAAQLKSGKRKRSAAVKKNDVEKNKNDDTCKASYSHWLMKSEPESRIENGVDVKARNFMRDMKVGQQAFFYHSNCKEPGIAGLMKIVKEAYVDHTQFDKKDAHYDPSSKADNPKWSMVDVQFERVAKRFISLAELKKYHLQHKAKGGPLKDMALFTRARLSVQPLTAEEFDFVLSLENEDPI
- the thyn1 gene encoding thymocyte nuclear protein 1 isoform X2, with product MPPKKTTRSSAKSNKHTDADAQHNKESDDAAQLKSGKRKRSAAVKKNDVEKNKNDDTCKASYSHWLMKSEPESRIENGVDVKFGIEDLKSLPNQTGCWDGVRNYQARNFMRDMKVGQQAFFYHSNCKEPGIAGLMKIVKEAYVDHTQFDKKDAHYDPSSKADNPKWSMFERVAKRFISLAELKKYHLQHKAKGGPLKDMALFTRARLSVQPLTAEEFDFVLSLENEDPI
- the thyn1 gene encoding thymocyte nuclear protein 1 isoform X1; amino-acid sequence: MPPKKTTRSSAKSNKHTDADAQHNKESDDAAQLKSGKRKRSAAVKKNDVEKNKNDDTCKASYSHWLMKSEPESRIENGVDVKFGIEDLKSLPNQTGCWDGVRNYQARNFMRDMKVGQQAFFYHSNCKEPGIAGLMKIVKEAYVDHTQFDKKDAHYDPSSKADNPKWSMVDVQFERVAKRFISLAELKKYHLQHKAKGGPLKDMALFTRARLSVQPLTAEEFDFVLSLENEDPI